In the genome of Arabidopsis thaliana chromosome 4, partial sequence, the window tttttaagaaaatgaaaaagttagGTTAAAGTGGCTATACGATATTACGATAAGTAGTAGTAGTACAATGTTCAACTATTGCAGTCAAAAAAGCATTTTTCACCTTTTACATCTTTTATGGATAGTTTTCACTATTTTTATAACTTAAAAGATGAAACTTTGGTTTCATATAAAATTCTTTTGATCATCTAGCGTCGTATCCAAAACTAAAGATCATATACGtatctttagttttgtttatattggGAATATTAACTTTATTATCTATTTATTAGTGTCACCTTTGCTGTGTAATGTGTATCTCCGTATATCTATGTCTCATACTTAGtgataaatgattttttgcAGAAGGATAAGCTTACAGTGAAAACAATAATCCAATTTCTATGAGGTTaacaaatatgtatatatattttaaaacctctaagaggttaacatatttttaaacgtAAATATTAGTTGCTAGTCgaatttctttttaacaaagaTTGGCACAAAAATTAATGcccaaaatatgattttatttagttgTTACCAAACTGCCTatagtttgataaaaaaattatatataaaaaggaaaattaaaaagggAAACGAAAAACGGAACAAATCATTGGAGAGGATCGGTCAAAGAGGAATAATTAagctctttctttttaacaaattttattgtCATTCACTTTtatatttgtcttttgttgGGTACTGTTGAACGAATGTTTCTTTACTTCCATCACAAGACAAATAAATAACTCAATACGTCGCAAGTGATTCTTTATATTCCTAACTGTCgactagaaagaaaataaatatcatagttctttgacaaaaaaaaaagaaaatatcatagtTACTTTACTCCAAAATTATAGCCTATGACTAGACTTGATTGGCCATAGAAAATACTTACATATTATGTTATGATGGAATTTCTTCAGTAGCTATTCAATTCTTGTTAGGATACGACGCTATATTATGATGGAGTTTCTTCATTATTTACATGTTATATTATGATAGatagaacaagaaacaaaaataaaaagcttctatgtaattaattatggAAACTTTCTTtggtaatttttgtttggacgTTGTAAATTACTTTgctgttttttattttatttttttttgtatatgttgCGTTTTCGTTTAttgttgatttatatattcatcTAAACGTGCTTCcagttttaaataaatttattttgtatttgtaaacTTAAAAGGCCACatggaaaattttcaaaactttacATAAATGACTGAAATTACAATTTACACCATTTTTCTTCACACACTTAAGAAGAGTCAAGACTAAATTTTGGAACATTCAAACGGGCTAAACCATTAAGCATCTTTGTCTGGGCCGAACTCAAAATATATCTCTGTTCAATCCGTGCCTTCAGCCCAACATGTGTTTTTTCAGCCCAATAAGTTTCTTGcatgttttgaaataaataatgaatttTAGTCGAATTACTTTCTCTCATATCGGcatattttgttcattttgtttgatgaatGGGTTTAAGTCGTCGAAGTTGGTTAACCGATATCGTAACGTAAGATTGAACCGGAGTTTCAATACTCGTTACATTTTTTCGTATTCTAGCTAACGTGAACGGATGTTGTTTATACAGCTTTCTACTACAAAAGtagatttcaaaattgaactgcgattttcttcttactcttctaGAAACACTTCCTCATATTTAATAAGAAACGAAAGAATTAGACTCCGACAATATTGGGAATGTTTAGTTGTCATTTGGACCCAATATAATCAATTCCATACATTTGCAATTGCAAGGTGGGTGAGTCATCAAAATTTATGAATCTTCCAAAGATTATAGATAGAACAGCTTTTAATTAGCCTAATAAACAAAAGGAAATACGATTAtgcatacaaaataaattaaatattaagaCTTTTAATGAATTCTTAACCAAAACCATATCAAGTCATATCATACACTATCCTCCATACACGTGGTAGCATACATAAGTAcgttaaataattttatttagcaaataattttattataatcatCTTTGATCACCAAGATCATGTTGGGCCATCCAAGCCACGACTTTAGTAATGTGAAAACAATATCATAAGGAACGAAACACTGTTCATTTCATACAATTAAAATACAACTTTTTCCTACACATTTTCTCAAGAGTTTAGTAAGTGAGAGACGAATGATTTGAGAAAacagtttttacttttttcgaTTTGTTTCTCAAACTCAGTATTTTCGGATTTCTAATCCAGATTAAAAGTTCTGAATAAAATCACGGGGTATGGAGCAAAGCCGATATAAGTAAAAACCTTTCCATATTGATAGacactagatttttttttagttcatAAGATAGATACTAGATTTAGTTTGAGTATAATGGATTAATGTGGAACTAGTTGTATTGTTTAGTATGTGTATGTTGTATGATTTAGTGACCGTCTTCAGTTTTCTTGATGTCTTTCCACGTTTTACAAATTCTTGAAAGAACTGAGAACTCAAATGTATGATACATAAccattgaaaaaaatatttccacCATCATAAATAGAGTTTTACGAATCGTTTCACAACTTTTAATTCAGTTGACACCATTAAATAATCAATATTTCTTTAGTTACAATTCAGTAGAATAAAATTGCATATGCTATATTATCTAATTCTATGAATATTTTCTGTctatgatatttgatttttatatactttAGATTTTGGATCACCCCCACATTATTTCGCTTTTCAGTCACATTTTGTGTTTAATATTGCTAGATAAGTCCGTGGTTATAGCTTACTTtgttaaaatcatatatctcAACTTATTTCATAACAGTATCTAAAGAAGATggaattttataaatatatagacactcaaaaatcagaagaaaatatatatccacaaataatagaagaaaacatagaTTTACTGCATTCAAATCAAGGGACATGAAAGAATATCCTGGACCCAAGTGGgttatattttcaataaaatttagcaaaaaaagtTGACAATCAACTAATCATCACCATTATTGGCCATAATCATTACGTACGCATACACATAGCCACGATGTCTACCTATGTTTAAATCTTTGAATTCTGAAACTAcgtatcttttatttttgtttaaaaaaaacctAGTACGTATCTTCTTTCCTTACTTAGACATCATCTTCTAACTTTAAGGATcgaaattagaagaaaaacaaatgattaatATCTACAAGAACAGAATTTTGCATTTATACTCAGATACTCTTCTAGTAcctcacaaaaataaaatgaaattggaATTGAACACGCCCTAAATTCAAGTACTATACGGTCTATACCCATTTGAGTATATGAATAATGCATATTGTGAGTGAAAGAGATAGATACGATAcactcttttctttgtttttcaattgGACAAAAGGAAACAGATTTTGATCTCTGAATTGAACGGTCAAGATCGTATATAATTATTTCAGGAGATTAAGATCCCACGTGCTTAAAAACTCTCTGTCAGACTCTTTATGTATAAAATCCTCGGCCCACTCTTGTTTTGATAGTACACTCAATAGAAAgacacaaagaaagaaagaaaggacaAACAGAAATAACAAAACCTTCCATTTCAAGAAAGCATCATCTTTGTGTGTCCGAAAAATGGAAGATCTCGACCATGAGTACAAGAATTACTGGGAAACCACAATGTTCTTCCAGAATCAAGAACTCGAATTTGACAGGTGCTTACTAGAATCTTggtccattttttttttttttgtttctttagtttttttttccgataAAGATTAATCTTGCTTTAGTTggtaattaatgaaaattgttataaattataaaatttaagttGGCCGATGGAGGAAGCGTTTTCGGGTTCCGGCGAGTCGAGTTCGCCAGACGGAGCGGCAACGTCGCCGGCTTCTTCGAAGAACGTTGTCTCCGAGAGAAACAGACGGCAAAAGCTTAATCAGAGACTTTTTGCTCTCCGGTCAGTTGTTCCCAATATAAGCAAGGTATGATTAATTATTCCATTACTTCTCTTATTTGTTTAATCAACTGtctcttttaaatttaatttgttatccAAATAATTTAGTAATAAAGTTTCGTCACCagcaatttttgttttggtcaacaGAAATTAAATAAGCGAAtaaactttctcttctttcttttgtaaagaaataaaactataCAAATACAATCTGGTTAAACCAAATCCAACCAACATTAAACAAATAAGCAAACCAAATTTTTGATACTCTAAATCCATATCAAGCCATACTAAAATGTATTTTGGTCCCCTAATTACCCTGATAGCATATAATTGTATACGTGTGATGATTTGTTGATTAAGACTGGATTTTATTGAAGTATtaatatttatctatttttagtTGGACAAGGCATCTGTCATCAAAGATTCTATCGACTATATGCAAGAACTTATTGATCAAGAGAAGACTCTAGAAGCAGAGATCAGAGAGCTAGAATCACGGTCAACATTGCTAGAAAATCCGGTAAGAGATTACGATTGCAATTTTGCGGAAACTCATCTGCAAGATTTCTCAGACAATAATGACATGAGATCAAAAAAGTTTAAGCAGATGGATTACAGTACTAGAGTACAACACTACCCCATTGAAGTTCTCGAAGTACGTACTATGCATTATTTGGCAGTACATTCTAAATTACCTTTCTTTTGAGGTAAAGTTAATTAttccaaattgtttttatataaacatgaaaaaacaGATGAAAGTGACATGGATGGGAGAGAAGACGGTAGTGGTATGCATAACATGTAGcaagaaaagagagacaatGGTGCAGCTTTGTAAAGTGTTGGAGTCTTTGAATCTCAACATTCTCACTACTAACTTCTCTTCCTTCACCTCTCGTCTCTCCACCACCCTCTTCCTCCAGGTcactctctccctctctccctctctcatATCTTTATTTGGCAATGTGATTACTAgtacaaactacaaaattcTAAATGCATCTAGAGAATACTGTACGtgtcttgttttggtttgacgCTCATTTTGCACTCATGGAGCGAAATTATAAAATGTTAATGGAAAGAGATGATAATATAGTTTAGAAGATTCTTGCTAATAAAGAATGTTAGATCAATTGTAATCAGctataaaattagttttatgCACTTGTCGGACTATAAAACACACCAACCAAATATATTTGtccatttttaatttgtcGCAACTATTCAGACTTTTATATACCAAATTCAAATcttactattttcttttctttttggttattttgggAGAAAAATGGTCGTCTGACGGCACGTAGACAAATCCTTTAGTGGACAAGAATtaataatatgaataaaaagCATATGACTAAGTGCTTTAGTAAAGTGgattgttcttttgttttggtaaagaaaatatgttatcTTTACGTAATAGTACAAAAATGTAATTCAAACTTACGAATTGTTTGGAAAATCACTATCAAATTCAAAAGGATAACCTTTAGACGGACCCATTTAATTACTACTTTTCTCCCACCTGTCTCCATTAAGTGGACCTTAATTCACATTACACCTTAAGTATATATAGTCAGTAATATCTTAATCAATCAATTAAAGCTCCAATTATTGAGGTTGCCTCGAGCCCATCACATTTTTTTCGAATTTCGCCTTGACTTTTTCTGATAGGGTTAGATTCTCTCAAAAGTTAAATGTCATATTCCATAAAAAATTAGGATTAACTTAATCAAAAAATTAGTGTGTGAAATCTCAAGTGCCTCGTGTCCCAGAAAGTGCCGTCCAAGCATAGTAGCACTAGAAAAACGTGGCTAATTTATAACCTCACGCGGTTCAACGTTTGTCTCTTTCACACTTTTAGCACGTGACTTTTCTAGCACTACACCTTATATCAATTCTTAACTCAAATTAACAATAGGCTACAAATCAACTGTAGCCAATTAGCAAGTTATTTGTGTTAACTAGTTGTATATGGTTCATAAGGTCTTCATTATGCTAAtcattttggtaaaaattaGTTACTCCAAATGATATCCATAGCAGTTCATGGTAGAAATTAAGGTTTGGTCCTTTTTAATATAAGCAGATTTGTTAAGAgttattattttgtgtttttactctaaaaaatacaaattcatTTCATTATCTCTatctatttgatttgtttatcatcatcatatactAGGACTTTGGTGTAAACAATCTAATTACAAAA includes:
- a CDS encoding basic helix-loop-helix (bHLH) DNA-binding superfamily protein (basic helix-loop-helix (bHLH) DNA-binding superfamily protein; FUNCTIONS IN: DNA binding, sequence-specific DNA binding transcription factor activity; INVOLVED IN: regulation of transcription; LOCATED IN: nucleus; CONTAINS InterPro DOMAIN/s: Helix-loop-helix DNA-binding domain (InterPro:IPR001092), Helix-loop-helix DNA-binding (InterPro:IPR011598); BEST Arabidopsis thaliana protein match is: basic helix-loop-helix (bHLH) DNA-binding superfamily protein (TAIR:AT5G57150.1); Has 2195 Blast hits to 2191 proteins in 139 species: Archae - 0; Bacteria - 2; Metazoa - 52; Fungi - 0; Plants - 2128; Viruses - 9; Other Eukaryotes - 4 (source: NCBI BLink).), coding for MEDLDHEYKNYWETTMFFQNQELEFDSWPMEEAFSGSGESSSPDGAATSPASSKNVVSERNRRQKLNQRLFALRSVVPNISKLDKASVIKDSIDYMQELIDQEKTLEAEIRELESRSTLLENPVRDYDCNFAETHLQDFSDNNDMRSKKFKQMDYSTRVQHYPIEVLEMKVTWMGEKTVVVCITCSKKRETMVQLCKVLESLNLNILTTNFSSFTSRLSTTLFLQADEEESSAVEAKIQMAIAAYNDPNCLINF
- a CDS encoding basic helix-loop-helix (bHLH) DNA-binding superfamily protein, with product MEDLDHEYKNYWETTMFFQNQELEFDSWPMEEAFSGSGESSSPDGAATSPASSKNVVSERNRRQKLNQRLFALRSVVPNISKLDKASVIKDSIDYMQELIDQEKTLEAEIRELESRSTLLENPMDYSTRVQHYPIEVLEMKVTWMGEKTVVVCITCSKKRETMVQLCKVLESLNLNILTTNFSSFTSRLSTTLFLQVTLSLSPSLISLFGNVITSTNYKILNASREYCTCLVLV
- a CDS encoding basic helix-loop-helix (bHLH) DNA-binding superfamily protein, with protein sequence MEDLDHEYKNYWETTMFFQNQELEFDSWPMEEAFSGSGESSSPDGAATSPASSKNVVSERNRRQKLNQRLFALRSVVPNISKLDKASVIKDSIDYMQELIDQEKTLEAEIRELESRSTLLENPFKQMDYSTRVQHYPIEVLEMKVTWMGEKTVVVCITCSKKRETMVQLCKVLESLNLNILTTNFSSFTSRLSTTLFLQADEEESSAVEAKIQMAIAAYNDPNCLINF
- a CDS encoding basic helix-loop-helix (bHLH) DNA-binding superfamily protein (basic helix-loop-helix (bHLH) DNA-binding superfamily protein; FUNCTIONS IN: DNA binding, sequence-specific DNA binding transcription factor activity; INVOLVED IN: regulation of transcription; LOCATED IN: nucleus; CONTAINS InterPro DOMAIN/s: Helix-loop-helix DNA-binding domain (InterPro:IPR001092), Helix-loop-helix DNA-binding (InterPro:IPR011598); BEST Arabidopsis thaliana protein match is: basic helix-loop-helix (bHLH) DNA-binding superfamily protein (TAIR:AT5G57150.1); Has 30201 Blast hits to 17322 proteins in 780 species: Archae - 12; Bacteria - 1396; Metazoa - 17338; Fungi - 3422; Plants - 5037; Viruses - 0; Other Eukaryotes - 2996 (source: NCBI BLink).), with amino-acid sequence MEDLDHEYKNYWETTMFFQNQELEFDSWPMEEAFSGSGESSSPDGAATSPASSKNVVSERNRRQKLNQRLFALRSVVPNISKLDKASVIKDSIDYMQELIDQEKTLEAEIRELESRSTLLENPVRDYDCNFAETHLQDFSDNNDMRSKKFKQMDYSTRVQHYPIEVLEVRTMHYLAVHSKLPFF
- a CDS encoding basic helix-loop-helix (bHLH) DNA-binding superfamily protein (basic helix-loop-helix (bHLH) DNA-binding superfamily protein; FUNCTIONS IN: DNA binding, sequence-specific DNA binding transcription factor activity; INVOLVED IN: regulation of transcription; LOCATED IN: nucleus; CONTAINS InterPro DOMAIN/s: Helix-loop-helix DNA-binding domain (InterPro:IPR001092), Helix-loop-helix DNA-binding (InterPro:IPR011598); BEST Arabidopsis thaliana protein match is: basic helix-loop-helix (bHLH) DNA-binding superfamily protein (TAIR:AT5G57150.1); Has 35333 Blast hits to 34131 proteins in 2444 species: Archae - 798; Bacteria - 22429; Metazoa - 974; Fungi - 991; Plants - 531; Viruses - 0; Other Eukaryotes - 9610 (source: NCBI BLink).) — encoded protein: MEDLDHEYKNYWETTMFFQNQELEFDSWPMEEAFSGSGESSSPDGAATSPASSKNVVSERNRRQKLNQRLFALRSVVPNISKLDKASVIKDSIDYMQELIDQEKTLEAEIRELESRSTLLENPMDYSTRVQHYPIEVLEMKVTWMGEKTVVVCITCSKKRETMVQLCKVLESLNLNILTTNFSSFTSRLSTTLFLQADEEESSAVEAKIQMAIAAYNDPNCLINF
- a CDS encoding basic helix-loop-helix (bHLH) DNA-binding superfamily protein; this encodes MEDLDHEYKNYWETTMFFQNQELEFDSWPMEEAFSGSGESSSPDGAATSPASSKNVVSERNRRQKLNQRLFALRSVVPNISKLDKASVIKDSIDYMQELIDQEKTLEAEIRELESRSTLLENPVRDYDCNFAETHLQDFSDNNDMRSKKFKQMDYSTRVQHYPIEVLEMKVTWMGEKTVVVCITCSKKRETMVQLCKVLESLNLNILTTNFSSFTSRLSTTLFLQVTLSLSPSLISLFGNVITSTNYKILNASREYCTCLVLV